CATGAAGATGTAATTGAATTGTATTTGGATAAACTTTCAGTTGGAATAAAAATTATGATCTTAACAAGCAAGCCGCAAGGTAATTTTATTAATATAGCAAAAAAATTTAAACAAAAGCATGGAAATAACTTCAAGGTAAAAATTAATGATCACTGTCATGATCGATTATTTTTTGCAGATAAGAAATGTTATGTAATTGGTCAGTCAATTGAAAAGGCAGCTACAGACAAACCCACATACTTATGTGAAATTCAAAACAGCGGGGCATTTCGGTCTGTCTTCCAAAATTTATATGATACCGCAAAAACGTTGATTTAATTTTTCATGAGAATACGATATCATACTACCATTTTTGTACTGCATTCAAGCACCTCCAAAAAATGCCTTCACAAACAGCCCTGTCCGATCAGTCTGACTGATCAAACACCATCGGGCTCGAATCCAATTTAATTCAATTACGTTTTGTGAATATTGAATAAGGATTCAAATCACATAGTAACAAGCTAACAGTTCAAACAATTCTTGTAATGGATCCAAAATTAATCTGTAATAGCATAATTCACGTTCAAGTTAATGGAATAAATTCAAACTATGAAAATCTAATGCCTTGTTCATCTTTTCTTAACCAATCTCCAATAGTTCCTCTTTTCTCAATTGCATTTCTTAATTCTGTATCAGGAAATCTATCCCCCAAGCTTGAATTGCAGCTTTGACATGTAAGATAGAGATTATCTGGATGATCTTTTCTATCCAACAGAAAAGTAAATGATCTTGCCCAGTCCTGTGATACAATATGACCAAATGCAATTTTTCTTGTATCCAATTTTGCAAATTTGATGTGATTGCAAAGATTGCCAGGACAGTCATGCCCCATTTTTTGAGCCCATCGTTTCAAGCTTCTTCCTTTATGTGAAGAATTGATTCTATCAAAAGACCATTCTCTAGCTAATGAAAGCGGTAATTCTGGTCTAGTCTCAACCTCCAAGTTAGTTTGGCCAAGTGATCTTAACAAGTTGATTGCATTATACACCTCAGAACGATTTACAAGTTTTAATTTTAGAGGATTGCTAAGAGAATTTCCTAAATCTTTTAGGTCATTAGTATATTCAATTATTTTTGCAGGTGCAGCTACAAATACTAAATTTGATGAAGAATCAATTCTATATTCAAACCACATGACAGCAATTACAAGAAATGGAATCTGAAGCTTCTCACTTAGAAATTGACACCATCTATAGCGAAGCATTCCTGTTGCATCTGCAGGTGGTTGATACTCAAATCTTCCTTGATCATCTAAACTATCATCATAATTTCCTTCTGAATGCCTAACAAAAGCAACTAATCTTTGGTTAATTCCTAATTCAACTCCTTGCTGTATTGCTTGAAAAAGTCGAAGGTTTTTGTTATTTGGAATAAGCTGCGCTCCTTCATTTACTAGAGTGTCTGCATCATATTTGTTCAGTATATTTGAACGAAGATCCCATGCAGATCTAAATGATCTTGGTGATGAGCAAAATGGAACAAGCTTCTCCAAATCTTCAAAATGTTCAATCATATCTTTTGTAACAAGCTTGGTTTTTTCCTCTGGGCAAATCTTTTTTAACGCATTTTTAATTTGATTTTTTGTAACATTAACTGGTGTTGGTTTCCCTTTTGCATAATATGTTTTTGGAGAAATTTCTAAAATTGCCTTTTTATTAAATTCCTTTATTGCAGTATCTAATTTTGATTCAAGCTTGCTGTTCATTCAAGCATTTTCTTCATATCTTCAAATTCTTCTTTTGTAATCTCTCCTTTAACAAAACGTTTTTTCAACATGGTCAAAGGATCATCTTCAACTGATTTTTGTTGAACTACCTCTGTTGTATGAGTCTGTGCAAGTCTAATTCCTTCATTAATTATCGCAACAATCTTTGCAGCTTTGTCTTTTGGTATTGCATCAATGTAGCCTTGCTCATCGGTGTTAAAATTTCCTGATTTTATCATTACTCTGGATGTAAAAACTCCTTTCTCTAATTTTACATTATTTATTTGACTATAAGGTATGGCATCAACATCTGAACGCAAACCAAGCATGTTAGGATCTCTAATTAGTAGACGTTTGTCTGTTGCAAAAATTGTCTTTGGTGTAATGAGCTTGCCACCTGGCATTAGCTTGCTTTGTCTTGCTACTGCTTTAATTATCTCTGCAGCATCTAACATGTTTTTTATTCTGTCAATCTCAGATAGTTCATCTGCATCAAACTGAGAACGGTCAAAGACATACTCTGGCTCTTTTTTACTACCAAACATACCAATATTTAAAAAACATAACTAATTTTTT
This genomic window from Nitrosopumilaceae archaeon contains:
- a CDS encoding PH domain-containing protein, translating into MFGSKKEPEYVFDRSQFDADELSEIDRIKNMLDAAEIIKAVARQSKLMPGGKLITPKTIFATDKRLLIRDPNMLGLRSDVDAIPYSQINNVKLEKGVFTSRVMIKSGNFNTDEQGYIDAIPKDKAAKIVAIINEGIRLAQTHTTEVVQQKSVEDDPLTMLKKRFVKGEITKEEFEDMKKMLE